In Tautonia marina, the sequence GTCGGCACGGTCGATTACATGTCTCCGGAGCAGGCCAGGGATAGCCGGGCTGCCAACGAGCAAAGTGATATCTATTCGCTCGGATGTACCCTGTACTACCTGCTGACCGGCTTCCCGCCATTCGCCGGAGGACATATCGCCGACAAGCTCCGTCGCCACGCGACGCAGCCGCCGCCCGATGTCCGCCAGCTCCGGCCCGACGTGCCCCGGAGCGTGGCGAAGTTCATTCAGCGGATGATGGCGAAGCGGCCCAATGATCGCTACAAGTCGTACGAGGAATTGATCGCCGATCTTGACTTCCTCGACCTCAACGACAGCGACTCCGGCAGCGGTTCCTTCGAGTTTGCCCTGATCGCCGAGGACGACGAGGAATCGGCCGACTTCGACCTGGGGGAAGGCATCGAGGCCATCGAGGCCCCATCGACCCGTGATTTCTCCCCGGTTTCCGACCTGCCCCAGCGGTCTCCTGCGATCGGGCAAGAGATGGCTCAGGCCCGTCGTGTCGGAGAACCCGAGCTGAAGCTCGACGAGCTGGCGGCCTTGCTGAAGGATGACGACGACGAGCCGGCTCCCCGACGCGCGACGACTCCCGCGGCGACCCCGAACGAGCCGCTGCCACGTGGCCGATCGGCTCGACGGTCCGCCCCCCCGATTGAGCCGTTCGACCCCTTCGGTGACCTGGACGAGGACGAGGAGGTGGTCGCCCCGATGCCGCTCAGGGGTCGGCGATCGTACGGGCAGGATGCCTCGGTCAAGGCCTGGGCGATTGGGGGAGCGCTCGTCGGCCTGGTCATCGCCCTGCTCGGCTTTGCGATCATCAGCCTGATCCGGATGGACTGGTCGCGAGGACCAACCTTCCCACCGCAACCGTCCGATAGGCGGGAGGCTCCCGAGGACTCGCTCTTGCAGGGAAGCAATCCGAATTCATTCGGAGACGAGTCGAACCGTTTCGCGAACTCTGGTCGGATGATTCCAAGTTGATCGACACGACTGAACCGGCCGGCGTTGTGTCGTGAATCCTGGCTGATCAGACCCGCAGCCTGGCCGCTGACTGAGCCCTTCTCCTGGCATTCCGCCCGACTCGAACCTGAAGAGCCGACCTCGATGGCTGCACCCTCGCGCTACTATGCCGCTGCCTGCCAGACGGATCTCCCGTGCCCGACGACCCGAGCCGAGCTGCCCGAGCGGGTCGATCGACTCCTGGGAATGGTCGATGCGGCGGTCATCGGCTACCGGCCGTTCTTCGACATCAGGCTGGTGGTGTTCCCGGAATTCGCCCATGCTGCGCCGATCTACGAAACCTCGGAGGAGTTGCTCGACCGCCTGGCCGTTCCTCTCCCGAACGAGCAGACCGATCGCTACGTCGCCAAAGCGAAGCAGCACGGGGTCTACATCCAGACGGGGACCTTCCTCGAATCGGACCCGAAGTGGCCGGGGAAGGTGTTCAACACAACCTGCCTGATCGGTCCCGACGGCATCCTGTCGAAGTACCGAAAGGTCAACCCCTGGCTGCCGTGGGAGGTCCATTCCAGCCCTCACGACTTGCCCGGGTACGACGAGCCGATGTTTCCGGTCGCCGAGACGGAGATCGGACGGCTCGGGGCGGCGATCTGCTACGACTGGCTCTTTCCGGAGGTCTTGCGGGCACTCGCGCTGGGAGGGGCGGAGGTCCTGATTCGGGTTTCGGCCTACATGGACCCCTGGGGAGCGACGCCGCCGATGGACTGGTGGACGCTGTTCAACCGGGCCAGGGCGGTCGAGAACCTGGCGTTCGTGGTGGCGTCGAACCAGGGGGCGTCGTACCGGAACTACCCGCCGTTCTCGTGGCCGGGAGGGAGTATGATCGTCGACTTCGACGGCCGGATTCTCGCCCAGGCCGATCCGGGAGCAGGGGAGAAGATTGTGGTGGGACCGATCGACCTGCCCGCCTTGCGAGAGGAACGGAAGCGAAGGCAAGGGCATGCGCTGCTGTCCCATCTTCGCACCGAGGCGTATACTGACCTCTACGCCCGGCCGATCTACCGCCCGCCCGGTCGGAGCTGATCTCAACAGCGTCGTCCAGGGAACGGGACGATCTGGGTTTCTTGAGCGATCTCCGCCCCTCAACCTGCGCTGACCTCTCACCTCGGAGTCTCGTGGCGATGCGGTATTCGATCCGCGATCGATCGACCCTGGTGGTCGTACTTCTGACAGTTGTTGGCGTTTCGGGGTGCGGCTGGTTCCGGGGTCAAGGCCCGGAGGCGGACGTAGCGATCGAGGGGATTCCGCCGTCCTCCGTTGAGGAGGTGCTCGACGCCCATTATGCCGGGCTTGGGCACATGGAGCGGTACGAGTACGCCGACGCTGCCGAGCGATTCCGGGAGGTCCGCCGCGACGCCCCCGACTGGCAACCGGGCAAGATCAACCTGGCGATCGCGCTCCTGAACCAGACGGGCGAGGCGATTGCCGAGGAGAACGGCGGCGATTCCTCTGCCGAAGGGGGCCAGAGTCGCTTTGACGAGGCAATTGGACTGCTCGACGGGGTGCTTGCCGAAGACCCGGGCAACCTTCATGCGCACTATTGCAAAGGGATCATTCTCGAACAGGTCGGCCGATGGCAGGAAGCACATCGGGAGTTTTCGGCCGTCGTGGCGGGCGATCCGAACGATGCCCACGCCCTGTACTGGTCAGCGGTCACCATGCCCGATGACTCGGGCCAGGAGCGAGCCGCGCTGTACGACCCCGAGAAGCTGGTGGAACCGCTCGAACGAGCGTTGGCGATCAACCCGTATCTCGTCCCGGCGCTCTACAACCTTTCTCGGGCGTATATTCGGCTCGGCCGTCGAGACGACTATGACCGCCTAACCGAGTTGAAGAACCGGCTCGACCCTCAGCGAAGCGAGCCCCCTCCTGGGATCGGAGACACCGCCGCCAAGGTCTACGGTGAGATGGGTCAGTACGCCGATGTCGTCGGCCCGCCGTCTCGAAAGTCCTCGACCTCGGACGAAACCCCGCCGGAATTCGGTGCGTTTCAAGTCGTGGATGCGGCGTTGCCCGATGGCCACCGCTGGGCCTCGGCTGACGACTTCACCGGCCCGCTGGCGGTGGTCGGTCGGGCTCGGGCACGCTTCGGCGCCGGGGTCGCTGCGCTCGACGTGGACCGGGATGGAAAGATTGATCTCTACATCACGTCCGCCCTGGTCGGCCCGGATGGGGTGCGGGATGCTCTGCTCAGGAATCTCGGCGGTGGGAAATTCGAAGACGTCTCGGAAGCCTTCGGTATCCCGGCCGATCGCGCAAGCCTGGGAGTGGCGGCCGCTGACTTCGATGCCGACTTCTTCCCGGATCTCTACCTGACGGGCGTCGGGCCGAACCTATTGCTGCGCAACACCGGCGAAGGAGGATTCGAGGACATCACCGAGGCGACCGGAACCGACGGCGGCGACGCGCTGAGCATCACCGCACGATGGCTCGACCTGGATCTCGACGGCGACCTGGATCTGTTTGTCGTGAACCATTGTGACGCCTCACAGACCGACCTGGCGTTCACCGAGGAGGAGGTCAGCGGGGCCTTCACGGTCGCCTACCGGAACGATGGTCAGCCGGTTCCGCAGGAGACGGGAACGCCGCTTTCGTTCGCTCCACTGGCGGTCGAAGGGCCGAAGGCGAATGCGGTGGCCGGCCTGAAAATCGCCTTCTCGGAGTGGAGCGACGCGGTGGCCTTGCAGAATGCCGAGGTCCCGCATGTGAGCGTCGCGGCGCTGGATGTCGAGGGGGACCGTGATCTTGATCTGGTCCTTGCCGCGGACGGACAGCCGCTTCGGGTAATCCTGAACGATCGTCTCGGCCAGTTCCATGCGGTCGATCTGATCGTGGACACCAAGCCCCGGCGGTTGAGCGGATTACTGGTGACCGACCTCGATCAGGATGGGCGTCCGGATCTGGTCGCGACCGGGGCCAACGGCCAGACGCTCGCCTGGCGGAATGCGACAGAGGGCAGGGGGGAGTCGCTTGCACTGACGTTCGAACCGTTTCCGATCAACGGCGAGGGCTGGCGAGCCGCGAGCGTGGCCGACCTGGATCTCGATGGGAAGCCCGACCTGATCGCCACGTCGGTCGAGAGCGAGATGCCAACCTGGTCTCGGAACGAAGGGGACCGGCTCACGACCCGGCCCTTGCTCTCG encodes:
- a CDS encoding serine/threonine protein kinase is translated as MDEPLPTSTSTQPVTRLGSYRLVAPLGSGGMSSVFRAVHDSSGYEVALKVLPRYLAKNPTLLQRFLREAQSAEALEHPNIVSIYDRGAENGRHYLVLEFVDGSDLHDLVRQHGPMSVVDALRVIREAAQGLRYAASKGVIHRDIKPANILMARDGAVKLIDLGLALQSESEDERVTRHGTTVGTVDYMSPEQARDSRAANEQSDIYSLGCTLYYLLTGFPPFAGGHIADKLRRHATQPPPDVRQLRPDVPRSVAKFIQRMMAKRPNDRYKSYEELIADLDFLDLNDSDSGSGSFEFALIAEDDEESADFDLGEGIEAIEAPSTRDFSPVSDLPQRSPAIGQEMAQARRVGEPELKLDELAALLKDDDDEPAPRRATTPAATPNEPLPRGRSARRSAPPIEPFDPFGDLDEDEEVVAPMPLRGRRSYGQDASVKAWAIGGALVGLVIALLGFAIISLIRMDWSRGPTFPPQPSDRREAPEDSLLQGSNPNSFGDESNRFANSGRMIPS
- a CDS encoding nitrilase-related carbon-nitrogen hydrolase, with product MAAPSRYYAAACQTDLPCPTTRAELPERVDRLLGMVDAAVIGYRPFFDIRLVVFPEFAHAAPIYETSEELLDRLAVPLPNEQTDRYVAKAKQHGVYIQTGTFLESDPKWPGKVFNTTCLIGPDGILSKYRKVNPWLPWEVHSSPHDLPGYDEPMFPVAETEIGRLGAAICYDWLFPEVLRALALGGAEVLIRVSAYMDPWGATPPMDWWTLFNRARAVENLAFVVASNQGASYRNYPPFSWPGGSMIVDFDGRILAQADPGAGEKIVVGPIDLPALREERKRRQGHALLSHLRTEAYTDLYARPIYRPPGRS
- a CDS encoding FG-GAP-like repeat-containing protein produces the protein MRYSIRDRSTLVVVLLTVVGVSGCGWFRGQGPEADVAIEGIPPSSVEEVLDAHYAGLGHMERYEYADAAERFREVRRDAPDWQPGKINLAIALLNQTGEAIAEENGGDSSAEGGQSRFDEAIGLLDGVLAEDPGNLHAHYCKGIILEQVGRWQEAHREFSAVVAGDPNDAHALYWSAVTMPDDSGQERAALYDPEKLVEPLERALAINPYLVPALYNLSRAYIRLGRRDDYDRLTELKNRLDPQRSEPPPGIGDTAAKVYGEMGQYADVVGPPSRKSSTSDETPPEFGAFQVVDAALPDGHRWASADDFTGPLAVVGRARARFGAGVAALDVDRDGKIDLYITSALVGPDGVRDALLRNLGGGKFEDVSEAFGIPADRASLGVAAADFDADFFPDLYLTGVGPNLLLRNTGEGGFEDITEATGTDGGDALSITARWLDLDLDGDLDLFVVNHCDASQTDLAFTEEEVSGAFTVAYRNDGQPVPQETGTPLSFAPLAVEGPKANAVAGLKIAFSEWSDAVALQNAEVPHVSVAALDVEGDRDLDLVLAADGQPLRVILNDRLGQFHAVDLIVDTKPRRLSGLLVTDLDQDGRPDLVATGANGQTLAWRNATEGRGESLALTFEPFPINGEGWRAASVADLDLDGKPDLIATSVESEMPTWSRNEGDRLTTRPLLSIPAGEEGSAAILGGVYVNLRDDSPLPGLVLVRDGMPPIIAGNKGNGNRWLGLDLAGRWNIYPELMRTNPHGLGTALSLEGANLSVHYHHTTTESGTGQSIAPVVLGLGDADLVPLIRLRWPDGVMQTELNQAADVTITLAEKNRKTGSCPVLFTWNGERFVCIGDILGGGGMGYLIAPGVYSQPDRDEMVHITDEQLTEQGGVYRISISEPMDEVAYLDHLVLDVVDRPPGVEAHPDERFAPGGNRPSGELYAWRETIAPASASDLNGNDVTELLAAKDRRTVDTFKRHIRWIGYAEEHGVVLDFEDRLSGFGPEDRLVLCMNGWVEYPYSQTNYAASTAGVDLQPPVLERLREDGTWEVIEPDPGYPAGLPRMTTLDLTGKLLGDRCVLRIRTNMECYWDQVFIALRDAEAEEQLRVSSLPVSRAKLGPRGYTREVSPDGRLPLLYDYDYVDPAPLAPFAGLLTRFGNVVDLLTADDDLLCLVGPGDEVRVEFDATAPALPEGWTRSYVLRSYGYCKDADPFTGGSDTVGPLPWKGMPAYPFEEGVERPNDPVYQEYLERYQTRIAGGD